A window from Gossypium raimondii isolate GPD5lz chromosome 7, ASM2569854v1, whole genome shotgun sequence encodes these proteins:
- the LOC105794886 gene encoding uncharacterized protein LOC105794886 has translation MLRLSLLTLLVLLGSGLTRRVTSHEESGEWSCESNSEIQVLADFAPGVITLDGHADDWKDIDGFDFSLLPALDPHEDHEYKDGKMTVKAVHDGNDVFFLLQVDGDYAYTKGDNVKCPSVALMFQIGDDATYHDMGGCKEPRDSCTNKTCKGHEVDIMHFSIGNAIPGRLYGGNPIDNRDGNGGDRFGHLVDVYAWNPHCRYLDGMGPSGNDSSAQNDWKGAWWHSSFTVHSGFVEDDSPFSTGGQKGTYYFEFSRPLRTMDRLQQDVQFTIGGSSKMSVALWYPVDGNPWSGSGHYTINCDWVSFDIASGGSKLTKSVKSSSSWDAASAFSLLFSVAALCVAIFVAYQVSRPKNIPFTPMENL, from the exons ATGCTTCGACTCAGCCTGCTAACCTTGTTGGTACTATTGGGATCCGGGCTAACCCGACGAGTCACCTCGCACGAGGAATCTGGAGAGTGGAGTTGCGAGTCAAACTCGGAGATCCAAGTCCTGGCGGACTTCGCCCCTGGAGTCATCACCCTCGATGGTCACGCCGATGACTGGAAAGACATTGATGGGTTCGACTTCTCTCTCCTCCCTGCTCTTGACCCACACGAGGATCATGAGTACAAAGATGGGAAAATGACGGTCAAG GCTGTACACGATGGAAATGATGTCTTCTTCTTGTTGCAAGTCGATGGGGACTATGCATACACCAAAGG GGATAACGTGAAATGTCCATCTGTAGCTCTCATGTTTCAAATCGGTGACGATGCTACGTATCATGAT ATGGGTGGCTGTAAAGAACCAAGGGACTCTTGTACTAACAAGACTTGCAAAGGTCATGAAGTTGACATTATGCACTTTTCTATTGGAAATGCTATACCTGGAAGGCTTTACGGTGGCAACCCCATAGATAACAGAGATGGAAATGGAGGTGACAG GTTTGGTCATTTGGTTGATGTGTATGCTTGGAACCCGCACTGTAGATACCTTGATGGAATGGGACCTTCTG GAAATGATTCTAGTGCACAAAATGACTGGAAAGGGGCATGGTGGCACAGTAGCTTCACAGTTCATTCAG GTTTTGTGGAGGATGACAGCCCTTTTTCCACGGGAGGTCAGAAGGGAACTTATTATTTCGAATTTTCTAGGCCTTTAAGAACCATGGATCGTCTTCAACAG GATGTTCAGTTCACAATAGGTGGATCAAGCAAGATGTCGGTTGCACTCTGGTATCCGGTTGACGGGAATCCATGGAGTGGATCTGGACACTATACTATTAACTGCGATTGGGTGTCGTTTGATATTGCTTCAGGTGGTTCTAAGCTAACCAAGTCTGTGAAATCAAGCAGCTCCTGGGATGCTGCCTCTgccttttctcttttattctcAGTAGCAGCTCTTTGTGTGGCTATATTTGTGGCGTATCAGGTTTCAAG